DNA from Choristoneura fumiferana chromosome 6, NRCan_CFum_1, whole genome shotgun sequence:
CACTTAGACGATGCGGGGCCCCTAGGCAATTGCCTACTTTGCTTAATGGTTAACCCGGCCCTGCGTGGTGGCGGGATCTCTTTTTAACCGTGGCATGTCCTAATAAAGGCATCAAGaaggtaagtaagtacatatTCCACGAACTCGTCAAATAGTGGAGCCATAGTAAAAGAACCATTTGGCGACTAACGAGCGAAACGAGGTTGAAGATATAAAAATACCGTCATACACATAACATCACTGGTATGTTTTATAACTATATATATAGCATGGTGCTTGTTATAAGCTAAAACTACCTCGACTCATACATTCAGTATTTGTTTATCGTTACTCCTGTAAACATAGGATTGTAATTGGATTTGCAAACACTGCAACGTAAACGATAACTATAtcgttattaataataatgcttcgggttatgtaataataatatatttcaagCCCGAGAATCAACCCTTGAGGTACCTACACCGTGGTCAAGAAAGATTGTTCAGTACAAATTTaaacatactaaattttataCTGTGTTATACTTTTGGGAATCTTATGAATGACAGCATTCGTAAATttcacacaaataaaaaagaaaattaaatagtaatacaataaaaaacgagAAACGACCACGAAAGTTTTTGACCGAGAAAGCGTGAAGCCGGTGCGTCTCTTTTGACATTAACTGAGTGCCTGGTACCATGAAAGTCATTGGACAAAGTGATGCGGTGCTCGTCATACAATTTGCGATAATTTAGCGATATTCTCTATACATATTTACATTGCGAACTTTATATACGCGCAAAGAAACTCTGTTGCAGATAAAAATGGGATTGAACATCGCACAGGAGAAAATTAAGTTTATAATGAAACTGTAATGTagcgataaggccacctattgcttaccttaaaaaatctctatatacctgtgttatctgtactgcttactatttGTTGGTGTTCAAGAAagagttattttattgtaactcACCATTCCAATAGTATTAGTGATCCCAATTAAGCTCAACATTACGGCGCCGTCGTCTTCAGTATAACCCTTGTGGACCATGTGTTCAGCGAGGTAGAAGTATGGCACGATGAACCAAATGAAAAGGATGATGGTCCCGGCACAGAGAAAGTTGAACGTCATCTTCTTGAATAGGTTGACGTTGAACATATCGGAGATACAAACGAGGCAGTCTTCGTAGCATTTCTAGAAAAGAAGCAATGTTGAAGTCATTTTGCAGTAGCTGATAATGTCGAGAATTGTAAGATAGAAGatgattttgtatttacttgatTTATTAGTTGTTAGAAGATAGGCTAGCAAATATTTACatagacatattattataataagtatttaaataaatgatagttacctcttcatcatcattaataGTAACCATAGAGTTCTTAAAAATATCAGGGCACGACGAAGCTTTCAGTCGGTATCTATTAATGTTCAATATCGCATTTCTATGCCCAATAGAATTCAAGGGCATCTTCAGATCCTTCAAGTAATGGTGGTTTACAGACAGCTGCTTCTTTAGCCAGTCCCTTTTGTCCCCTTTGCTGTCTTGCTTTATTAACGCTCCACGATCTTCTTTTGTTTCTGAGATGGATTTCTTCAGGACTCTGCCAGCATTTGGATTCTTCAATTGATAGTCCACCGACTTCCGGACTTCCTTCTTGAAATAGAAGTTGGCCGAGTAAGACCTTCGAATGGGTTGTGCTGGGAAGGTGACGCAAGGTGGATCGTTGTCTTCTGCTTGCGGCTGTTTGTCTGTATGTGTTTCAGCCGGTTTTGTGTAGAACTGAGGGTGGTTGCTCGCTTGGGTTATATCTTTGAAGACACTCAGTGTTATCTGTAAATTGTATAGTATTGTTACATTTAATAGCATCTAACAACTTACATCAATTTGAACATACATGTTCTTATCAGAGTAACTTAGTaagattagaaaatattttgacCTAATTCAGACGTTGTGTTACAGATGGAATTGTGAATGATTAGAAGTAAAATCAATCCAATTTTTTTCTGAACTTAAAGTTTAAGCAGCTCATAAGGAGgttattgaaaaaaattataatattcttAATAGTACTTACTCTATCTGTACATTCCAAGTATGAAGGAAAAGCATACAACGACTCTGATCTTGTCAGTTTCTGGCATGGCCAACCCACTTTCAATTTGCGGTTCAACCAGTTCTCAGCCTTCTGGTACCTATTGACTACATCTGGTACTTCACCCTTCTTCAACGGCATTATAAAAGCTCTGCCGTTTATTTCTTTACTAGCAGGCAATGGCATCACATCCGAAACGCAGAGTGAAGTGGACTTTTTATACGGTCTTCTAGTAGCCGGTTTCGGTTCCGAGTTCACTTTTTCAATTTCCTTCTCAGGCTTTGGATCCTTTTCCTTTTTCTGCTCCAAAGTCCACCACTCAGGATCCCGCATTACGCAGCCGCATACGCACAAATTTAACAGAGTACCGGAAAGCAGTAATATTGTTCCTCTCCAACCGAATTCTTCAATAAAATACTGAGTCATCGGAGCATACACGAACGTACCGACACCAGTACCGCAAGCACCCAAACCAACTGCTAAATTTCTCTTCTTCTCAAACCAATAAGCGATGGAAACAACGGCGGTCACGTAGACCAAGCCAAGCCCCAAACCAGCTATGACCCCAAAGGTTACCATCATCATTTCGATTGTAGTAGAGACCGATGCTAAAACGAAACCAAGCGTAGATATTATTCCACCTAAAATAGTCATGCTTCGACAACCGTATCTGTCTACTAAAGCGCTCATCACTGGCCCTGAGAGTAAAGGAACAGCGATAAAAAGGCTGCCGATCCAAGCGGTCGTTGACTTGCTAGCTTGAAACTCCTCAAGAAACTCTATGTAGAGCAAACCGAAGGAGAAACTGATGCCGTCTGCTATCATAGATATTACAAACGATGATGCAACCACCACCCATCCCCATCCACCATCCGGAATCGCTACTTTCCTACTCAATCCATTTTCTGCGTCTTTTTTCAAACCCTTGACTTTATCTTGTGGATTCTCTGTTATATTGCACAGTTTCTTACCATTTTTCAAACCGATGGTGTCATTGTACGCGTTCTTCTGATCTTTACTGATGTCTTTATTACCTTTAAAATCATCTTTGTTACTTATGTCGGGGCTGGAAAAAGTAGAGTCCCCACTTGTGGTGTCACTAGCATCCCCCCTTTCTATTCCCGAAGTGGAATCTGACAAGAGTGATTCACGGACGTTTGCGTCGCTCCGACTCCTGGTCCGAGGGGTTCTACTTTTACCTATCGTCGGTTCTTCAGTCTTCATTGTTAAGAAATAATACCATGGACTTTAATACTGGCTGGTTAGTTATTTTTAGCTTAGGGTCTTAATCTCGGGTCGCGGGCGGAGTAGCGGCTTGTTTGGCGCGCTACACTGTTCAGTTTAAGGGTGTTGGGCTTGTTTTGGCTGACCATGAAGGATGAGGGATGTATAGGGTCACCCATGCACGAGTGCCGTGGTGGAGTGGCACAACTGATGCGCCACGACGAGCGGTATCGAGAACGCGGCGAAGCGACTTTGGATCTGGAAAAGATGTTCTCTCGTTTAAACtgctattgtttttaaaaacaatcttGCTAATGTCTAGTAAAAGGCATTTTTAAGACACGTCGGCCCTTGTTTGGTTAAAGTATTCTATGCACCCGCCGTGCCGGATTATTAACCACTGCGGTCAATCAATATTCATAATTgaatgattaatatacctatataattgGCCAAAAAGTCATTGAGTGACGCCCATGGTGCAACGTTAAAAATGTCGCAATCATTAAGAAAGTGACgtcatcatttaatttttaaaattttgtgacatctgttttatttaaaaagttgaaaacttaGTTCTTAGTGGTCGTTATGAGGAAGTAAAACGTATAATTATTTAGACGTGTTTACAGATATATTTacttttaacattattattcattagGTCCATGGCCCTAGCGATAACCTACATTTGTTGCATCCAAACAATAATTACCTACGTATGTTAACGTATACCTAAGATAgagtgcagcagggctactaggaaattcgaaaatcgtagttcgcatcgtaccattccgccgacgcttatattttaatacgagagtgaaagggacggtacgatacgaacttcgactttcaaatttcgtagtagccctgcagttcagTAACCAACCTATTGTATTATCTACGTACTTTCTTACTATATCTCTTACTCGCTGCGTCAGTTGAAAGAGGACGTAagaatactttgactttgatagttAAGGACATAGGTAGATAATTAGTACAAAGGCGTTAAATATAGTTAATAGCTATGTAAACGGGTCACATTCCTTAGGTATTTTAATCGACTTTAAAAGAGGATGTTTTCGATTTTTCTATTATACGTATACCCGTCGATACATTCGCCATCTTTTAATAGAGGTATACCTATTGATGATTTTCTATTCTATAGAGTAGGTCTCAAAAGTGGTCCCGCAtaaattttaccaaaattaattgagaagttataattttattcaaatctttattttattcaagTCAAATTATGTTtctattttaagaaaaaaaaatcccggTCTATACCCGGTCCGGCTCAGTAGGCCTACTATAGCAACACGGTTTTATTTCCTCTTCCTTTAAAACTTCGAATTGCGATCACTTTTTTTATCCTATGAAGGAATTCCCATAAAAAATGTGAAAGGAACCTTACTGTTTCAGCATTTGTTGAATGAAATGTCATCTTAACgcagtgggttaggttaggtttaaaaAGTTATACCTAATCTAATAAcaattacttattaaaataaattgtttccgAAATACTAATTGATGAATGAAATTTATGAACAATGCAATATTGATCATGATCATTTGGACAAACGACAGAGAATCGAATTTAAGGTACCTAATAATGTCTTAGTTTTCATTAGTAACTGTTCagctatttaataaaatttatgaaaagtacCTAGCGTAAAAGTCGCGTCTTAGTATCGTCCCTACGTTAACttgtttcttaaaaaatacattacattcATTCATCAATTTCTACGCTTACTACAAAACAGGACGAAATACAACCGAATAAGTTAAACCTATTTATTACCAGCAcgaattaattaaaactaaaagccCCATGTTATCGCTATCGCTTACAAGCAATTAACATATTTCTTTAGCAATAAGGTCAAGGTTTGCCTTAAATCTTCAATTAACAGATAAAACACCAccacagtttaaaaaaaactctactTTTTCAACGTTAAAACATTTAGAACAAATTTTGAATAATGAACGAATATTCAAGAAACAAAAGACACGTAAGTTTACTTACCGGTCTTCgaagaaaatttcaaaaaaggaaCACACGACCGCACAGTTCGAAGGATTTGGAAATACAGCCAGCCAGCAAAAATCGATATGGGGTGGTGAAAAGGCCAGTTTGCGTTGAGCTCCCCTGCATTTCTCCTCTATGAAAGTTGGGACGTCAAAGCGGAATCGTGAAGGATGCTAGGGCTCTAGGTAAATCGGTAGAGGGTGACTGACGTAGAGGCGACGTCACGGAGATTCCATGTTTGTTGTTGAAGAAAATTGTTGGTTCCTTAACTTATAGTAATAACACAATCTATATCTATTCTCATTATCAATATAAAGAAGAATACAATGCATATTTGTTCATAGGGGATGTTCTCCAAAACTCCAGAACCGATTACAAAGGTTCTatcactaatagaaagctaaCTACCTGATTAAAATAGACGACTTTTTATTCTTGGAAAATCCAAAATTAGGTACCACAGAACGCAGCACTAAGCTTAGTTCTTTTAATAAGACTACTTACAATTTAAAAGGAGTGTACTAAAATGTCATTAGTGTCATTACGTGCGTCTTGCCTGTttgttccggagccaaaatggcaaaaacggaacccttatagtttcgccatgtctgtctgtctgtctgtctgtccgtccgcggctttgctcagggactatcaatgctagaaagctgtaagtttgtcggatatataagtaaactatgccgacaaaatggttcaattaaaaattcaaaaaaaaattttagagtacctcccatagacgtaaagtgggggtgatttttttttctcatccaaccctacagtgtggggtatcgttggataggtcttttaaaaccattaggggtttgctcagacgaaTTTTCGATtctgtgatttttttgcgaaatattcaactttaaagtgcaaattttcattaaaatcgagcgtcgtcccccctctaaaatctaaaccggtgggtggaaaaaattgaaaaaaaaaaaaattactaccattttgatttttttttaatttttcctgtATATTTCGATCCACAAAGTACCTAGCAGCCAGGACCATTTTAGACGggatatcgttttttgtctcactagatggcgcactgttgcgtgaggtttttaagtatggctttcaaagtctgttattacgggcgtgaaaacaaagtttagattaaaatcatatttaatacaccttaaaaccgtaccataaaaatatcgagcatgccacagtgttgcatagtccccgttttgttcggaaaaaagggaggacaaaggtttccgaaagacaaaactgtctcaaaacacagacattcattgctccggaacgcatatttgccataattaatttcagatattgcaaaatattcacaaaattattctaattataaataaacccgcgtagctcacccaaaaactatgagatttgacaattCGGAGACCtgacgctacactagcgcctctagtggcgaattcatacgcgatagccctcattgcagccGTTGTTAGTACAAAACGTAGCAGTTGGCAAAGGTTTTTgtcaggtgaaatatcgctagatggcgttaatatcgtgaggtccgtttgacgttacgccttgcttgcgattggctcattttcattaacccccgacgcaaaaagaggggtgttatataagtttgaccgctatgtgtgtctctctgtctgtctttctgtgtgtctgtctgtggcaccgtaggtcttaaacgggcggaccgattttaatgcggtttttttatttgaaagcagggtttctagcgctggttcttagacatgtttcatcaaaatcggttcaaccgtttttgagatattgaacttcgaagtgacaaagtcgggggtttttttagTTAACCAATCACAATTTTGACTAACCTACTTTTGATGTAAATCTCAAATTTCCCATATTTACTgctttgctgtgacttatttttcaaaagtgtttttcaataaaaaaacaagtcaaaatcgcttgccttctttctaatgccaagaaaacgaagtatagttacGCCAGGACTATTCTACCTACAAGCCCTAATAAGACTAGGTTAAGTATGTTGTTTTGCCTTGGAGTTCCGTCCAACACGCTGCGGAAGTACCTATACATTTAAGTTGTTGATGCCGGTAGCAAATTGTTTGTAGAGCCGAAAGCCCATATGACAGTGCCGGCAGTTGTTGACTGAAATAATACAGTGTCCCAAGACGATGCCCATGGAGGGAAATaatcttaaatattgtagacGGACGATTTTACGGAAAGGagacttcattttaattttagaaaaaaactgcattcaaagattttttattaatcGCATGTCTGAACTGGGATTCGAACTCGCCGAGTGGTAAAAAAAACTCGCGTAATTTAACTAATAGGGTTTTGTAACTAATAGGGGAACGGTActcgtatttatttacttttttaaaatgatcatcatcatcatcatcatcatcagcccgaagacgtccactgctggacaaaggcctcccccttagaacgccacaatgaacaaaaaaaaatgataaaatcaTGTAATTATTTAAGCTATAAGGTCTCACTCCTTGCCAAAGTTGATATTTGTTGTGACGTTGTTATAttaaggtaggcgtccacttatccgcatcgtacgcttcggacgtatcggatttgttgctttgtatagaaatgtgcgatgcgtacgatgcggacaggtggacgcacttatatgagtttctatacaaagaatactacgatccgttgcgtgcgatgcgtccgatgcgtacgataccgacaagtggacgtttacctttatTCGACATTAACTGAGCTTGAAACAGAGGACGTGCAGCTTTAAGGTAagcgtccacttgtcggtatcgtacgcttcggacgtatcggatttgttgcatTGTATaatgtatagaaatgtgcgatgcgtacaatgcggacaggtggacgcacttatatgagtttctatacaaagaatactacgatccgttgcgtgcgatgcgtccgatgcgtacgataccgacaagtggacgctTACCTTAAAGCTGCACGTCCTCTGCATCGGATGTGCCCTTAgtcacttgtactattacttattctgtgccttagtgtaagttttcggttacaaaatacgtctcgatcgcgttcgcgttaaattctcaatttgtatggaaacacgaacatcccacgttccgctagaggcgctgttcgtgtttgcatacaaattgagattttaacgcaaacgcgatcgagacgtattttgtaaccgaaaacttacactaagggcactgagcCTACGCAACGCACGGAGCggccagtacccttagtgttagttttcggttacaaaatacgtctcgatcgcgttcgcgtaaaatctcaagttatatggaaacacgaacatcccACGTTCCgatagaggcgctgttcgtgtttgcatacaaattgagattttaacgcaaacgcgatcgagacgtattttgtaaccgaaaacttacactgagGGCACGGATt
Protein-coding regions in this window:
- the LOC141429267 gene encoding monocarboxylate transporter 9-like, with amino-acid sequence MKTEEPTIGKSRTPRTRSRSDANVRESLLSDSTSGIERGDASDTTSGDSTFSSPDISNKDDFKGNKDISKDQKNAYNDTIGLKNGKKLCNITENPQDKVKGLKKDAENGLSRKVAIPDGGWGWVVVASSFVISMIADGISFSFGLLYIEFLEEFQASKSTTAWIGSLFIAVPLLSGPVMSALVDRYGCRSMTILGGIISTLGFVLASVSTTIEMMMVTFGVIAGLGLGLVYVTAVVSIAYWFEKKRNLAVGLGACGTGVGTFVYAPMTQYFIEEFGWRGTILLLSGTLLNLCVCGCVMRDPEWWTLEQKKEKDPKPEKEIEKVNSEPKPATRRPYKKSTSLCVSDVMPLPASKEINGRAFIMPLKKGEVPDVVNRYQKAENWLNRKLKVGWPCQKLTRSESLYAFPSYLECTDRITLSVFKDITQASNHPQFYTKPAETHTDKQPQAEDNDPPCVTFPAQPIRRSYSANFYFKKEVRKSVDYQLKNPNAGRVLKKSISETKEDRGALIKQDSKGDKRDWLKKQLSVNHHYLKDLKMPLNSIGHRNAILNINRYRLKASSCPDIFKNSMVTINDDEEKCYEDCLVCISDMFNVNLFKKMTFNFLCAGTIILFIWFIVPYFYLAEHMVHKGYTEDDGAVMLSLIGITNTIGMVGLGYIGDFESVSIGNLYAVCLILCGVTVASIPPAASSYWVLAAVAAAFGLLFAASFTFTPSLLVKLVSLDDFTAAYGLVLLAQGIGHLIGPPLSGLIFDLTDSWELSFYLAGGWIVVAGVLIAFIQPFRTYQLRREAMETNEEV